Genomic segment of Ancylothrix sp. D3o:
CGGCGGTTTGGGTTTGGGCTTAACTATTGTGTATTATTTGGTTGAATTGCACGGCGGTACGGTGGAGGCTTTCAGCGATGGGAAAAATCAAGGCGCTATGTTTATTGTTAAACTGCCTTCTTTGCAAAAAAACAATGTCTCTGCTGAGTCTGTGGCTAACAGTTTTTCGTTTTCTTCCCCAGAAGTTAAAGAGGGCGAACAACTCTCTGGTTTAAATGTTTTGGTTGTTGATGATGATGCCGATACTTGTGAATTAATTGCAACGGTTTTAGAGCAATATGGTGCAGAAGTTAGTGCGGTTTCTTCTGCCGATGAGGCACTTTCCATGCTTGATCGTCGGGTGCCGGATGTGCTTGTCAGTGATATCGGAATGCCAGAAAAAAGCGGTTATGATTTAATCCGCGAAATTCGACACCGCAAGGAAAGTTCTGGGGGTTCCATACCGGCTATTGCTTTGACGGCTTTTGCGCGGGAAGAAGATCGCAAAAAAGCTCATATTGCCGGTTTTCAAATGCACGTCAGTAAGCCGGTGGAACCAGACGAGTTAGCTAAGGCGGTTACTCTTGTTTGCCGTCATATTTTGTCCCGTTGATCAACCTCTCGCTTTTTTCGTTGTCAAAAACAAGCTGCCGGTTAAGTTTCAAACCGGTATCTACATTACAAAAAAAGCGCCGTTGGGGTCGAAAAATTTATATTCTAAGCTCGGATGAGCCGGTGCATATCCAACGCCGGCGGACGAATTTTTGTCTGCATTAATAAATCGTGGACTTGTCCCCGGTGGTGTGTTTGATGGTTAAAAAAATGCGCTATTAATAACGTTACAGGGTCTGTATAAACTTTGCCGGCATTATTGATATAGCGAATCGTTTTTGTGAAAAACTCTTCGGTTAAACCGGCTACAAAGCTTTCTATGCGTTTATCTTCAAGCCGGCGCACGGCCCACAGTTCCTCAAAGTTTTCGTAAAGAATGGCATCCAGGCCGGTGGATGCTACTTCTTGACCTTCAAATCGCCCCATCCAAATTCTATCGCCGACCATAATATGATTCAACGTCCCGTGAATGCTTTTAAAAAAAGCCGGTCGTGGCTGTTTGCGCTCTTCATCGCTTAAAAGCGAGCAAACTTCATAAAGTTTCTCATTCGCTAGGCTGTTGTATCGGGCCAGTAATTGAAAATGCTCCCGCAACATAATCATTGAGCCGTCAAACCTGAAAAAGTTAATGATCAGACATAAATAGCATATTTTTTGATTTTTGTCAAATCAATCAAAGCAAACCTAACAAAAAAGCATTCCTCCCCAAAGCAAGCAGCAAATACCGGCCACAAATACCATTTCTGGAAGCAAAAAAAGACAGTTGTTTAATCGCCACCGGCCAGCAGATTTGCAAAGCCCAAATTCTCATAACAACAAGTAGACAGATCGTAAACTGGCTGCTTTTAAACTGATTTCTCCTGATTTAATTGAGGTTTTTCGGAATCAGGGAGTAGAAAGTTAAGGAACGAAAAACCATGATGAGCATCTACAGTTTCGCTTTTTCTACTCTTTTAGTTATTGGCAGTTCTGTTAGCACCCAACTCGCTAATATTACAGAATCCGAATTTTCTCAAAAAGAAAATAAACAAGTTTTAGTTGCTGGGAAGACAAATAAACAAAAACCATGCCCAAACAAGGCCAAACCCAAGCAAATAGTACATCGTGGCAGTGGAAGAGTTGAACCGGAACCACCAAAAAGCCCCTCAACCACTAGTATAGATTCGCAATTTTACAGCAATCAAATTGATTTATTCTTAGCAGAAAAAAGCGACGCTGATAAAGACCAACCAGGCGGTGATGCTCGCAGAGCGCATCGTGGTAGTGGCCGGCTTGAGGACGAAAAAGATAACAATCAAAATAGTAGCAATTCACAAATCATCGCCGAATCGCCATCACAAGATAACAATAAAGAGGCACACCGGGGCAGTGGACGCTTAGAGGCATAAACAGTTGAGAGAAAACAACGAAATTTACGATTTTTATACAATCGAGCCGGCCTATCGGGTCGGTTTTTGCCTTGGTTTTTGAGGAGCCAGTTGCTGCATTGGCTGTATTTGACAAGGCGTTGAGAGTTGGCGCGTTTTGCCCGCAGCCGCCACAAAAGCGGTGTGGGTTGCTTGAAGCAGCCGTTTTGAGGTTTTTGAGGTAAGGAAGTTTGCAGAGTTTGGTTGTGCTGGCGATTGAGATAGTGGCACAAAAACTGTCTACCGTCACAAGCATTGTTTTTATTGTGTTTACAGTGCAACTACTGAATTGAGGTTAAGCCAAATGTTTTTTACCTGTATGGAAATGAGCTTTGAGATCGAGTCTGAGCCGGTGGAACAAGTGTTTTTCCCGAATATTGAATCTGAGCCGGTGGAAGAAGTATTTTTCCCGAAATTGGCAAAAAATTTGTCTTGGTTTAACCAGGAAATTGGCTGCGAGGATGCCAATGCCGATGTTTTCCAAATTGCTTTTATGATGCGACTCGGTTAAAGCTGGAGTTAGAAAGCGCAACTCTAAAACAATTCTGGGTGAACAAAGGCCGGATGTTGTAAACAAACCACGCAAATGCTTGCTCTGTGCAACCGGCCTGTATCATCTAATTTTCATATCCATTAAGGATAAAACCTCGAATAGCAATAGAGGGGTAAATAGGCTGTCGCGTTCGCTTCTTTGTTGTTGTGGCCGGTGTGGCTAGATCAGGGCTTGAGTGATCTTAGAGAATGCGGATAAAAATCACATTCTTATTGTGTTTGCCATCACCACAAAAGAAACAAATGATCACAAACCGACACAGATGTTCATCACTTGCACATGACTCTTAATGCTCGATACTCTAATGGTAGAGTTCAATACCCCCCCATGACATCCAATAGCTTTATAAATCAAACCGCGATAGCAGAACTTTTTGGCTCAGTTTGGAACACCGGCTACCTTTCCCGTTCTGACCGCCAGCAGTTAGTAGCCGCTTTAATAGACAGCGAAATGAGCGGCGACGAAAAACAATCCGTTAAACGCCTCTTGCACGCTGTCCATCGCGGTTGGGTAAAAATTATGGATTAGGCATTGGTCTATTTCTTTGTAACTTTTTTTCCTTCCGTTGGCTAAATTTAAAATAAAAAGTATCGCTGCGCTAAAGGCAAAATAGTTGCCGGTTCGCAAGTCAGTAATTCCCCGTCCGCTCGCACTTGATAGGTTTCTGGATCAACTTCAATTTGTGGCAAAGCGTCGTTTAACTTCAGATCGCGCTTGTTAATGTGCCGGCATCCCGAAACCGCTACAGCTTTTTTTTGTAAATTTAATTGCTCAGGAATTCCTAAATCTAAACCGGCTTTAGAAACAAACGTTAAAGATGTGGCGTGCAAAGCACCGGCAAAACTACCAAACATCGGACGCATATAAACCGGCTGCGGCGTTGGAATACTTGCATTAGCATCGCCCATCTGTGACCAAGCAATCATTCCGCCTTTAATAACTATCTCTGGTTTGACTCCAAAAAACTCCGGTCGCCACAAACACAAATCTGCTAATTTTCCGGCTTCTACTGACCCCACATACTCAGAAATTCCGTGTGTAATTGCCGGGTTAATCGTGTATTTTGCTACATAACGTTTAACGCGAAAATTATCTGCCGCTGTTGTTTCTTCGCCAGACAAAACACCGCGTTGGATTTTCATTTTGTGGGCCGTTTGCCAAGTCCGAATAATGACTTCTCCGACTCTTCCCATTGCCTGAGAATCGGAAGAAATAATGCTAAATGCGCCTAAGTCGTGCAAAATATCTTCAGCGGCAATGGTTTCGCGGCGGATGCGTGACTCGGCAAAGGCCACATCTTCGGGGATGCTGCGGTCGAGGTGGTGGCACACCATTAGCATATCCAGATGCTCTTCTAAGGTGTTGACGGTGTAAGGTCTGGTGGGGTTTGTGGAAGAGGGTAAAACATTTGCCAAAGAGCAAACTTTGATAATATCGGGCGCGTGTCCGCCACCGGCCCCCTCGGTGTGGTAGGTGTGGATAGTGCGGTTTTTGAAGGCGGCGATGGTGGTTTCTACAAAACCGGCTTCATTTAAGGTGTCTGTGTGAATAGCAACTTGGACGTCATACTCATCGGCCACAGTTAAGCAGGTGTCGATGGTGGCGGGGGTGGTTCCCCAGTCTTCGTGTAGTTTTAAACCAATGGCACCGGCCAATATTTGCTCGGTTAAACCCTGTGGTTGA
This window contains:
- a CDS encoding DinB family protein, with the protein product MIMLREHFQLLARYNSLANEKLYEVCSLLSDEERKQPRPAFFKSIHGTLNHIMVGDRIWMGRFEGQEVASTGLDAILYENFEELWAVRRLEDKRIESFVAGLTEEFFTKTIRYINNAGKVYTDPVTLLIAHFFNHQTHHRGQVHDLLMQTKIRPPALDMHRLIRA
- the ureC gene encoding urease subunit alpha, coding for MSYRMDRRAYAETYGPTVGDRVRLADTELFIEVEQDLTTYGSEVKFGGGKVIRDGMGQSPISNADGAVDAVITNALIIDWWGIIKADIGIKDGKIFKIGKAGNPYIQDNVDIIIGPGTEAIAGEGMILTAGGIDSHIHFICPQQIETAIASGITTMIGGGTGPATGTNATTCTPGPWNMYRMLQAADAFPVNLGFLGKGNSSQPQGLTEQILAGAIGLKLHEDWGTTPATIDTCLTVADEYDVQVAIHTDTLNEAGFVETTIAAFKNRTIHTYHTEGAGGGHAPDIIKVCSLANVLPSSTNPTRPYTVNTLEEHLDMLMVCHHLDRSIPEDVAFAESRIRRETIAAEDILHDLGAFSIISSDSQAMGRVGEVIIRTWQTAHKMKIQRGVLSGEETTAADNFRVKRYVAKYTINPAITHGISEYVGSVEAGKLADLCLWRPEFFGVKPEIVIKGGMIAWSQMGDANASIPTPQPVYMRPMFGSFAGALHATSLTFVSKAGLDLGIPEQLNLQKKAVAVSGCRHINKRDLKLNDALPQIEVDPETYQVRADGELLTCEPATILPLAQRYFLF